A DNA window from Anaerocolumna sp. AGMB13020 contains the following coding sequences:
- a CDS encoding helix-turn-helix domain-containing protein, which produces MSFDTMVPIQSDLLCYHNTTIPEDQSTSNLSYHRHNAYEIYFFLGGNVKLYIEHSCYQLVPGDLFLISPDQLHRSVCLDSTTYDRTIINLKEPVLRKLSSSRTDLSSCFHAGSAEYARHIHLNTTAKKQFLNLNGLLNFAMKQTEFGHDVLTNAYLTQLLVFINEHYYHSTSVKERNIMPELISRVMVYISEHLTEELTLSRLSQMFYLNGTYISSQFKHHTGLTLRTYILDQKITFARKLLLEGYSVSETCSLAGFSDYANFIRSFTNLTGISPGKYYKQYRNLH; this is translated from the coding sequence ATGTCATTTGATACAATGGTTCCTATTCAGAGCGACTTGCTCTGTTATCATAACACCACTATTCCGGAAGACCAAAGTACCAGCAATCTTTCATATCATCGGCATAATGCCTATGAGATTTATTTTTTTCTTGGTGGAAATGTAAAGCTTTACATTGAACACTCCTGCTACCAGCTGGTTCCGGGGGATCTTTTTCTGATCAGCCCTGACCAGCTTCACCGGAGTGTATGTCTGGATTCAACTACCTATGACCGGACAATCATCAACCTGAAAGAGCCTGTGCTGCGAAAACTTTCCAGCAGTCGTACAGATCTCTCCTCCTGCTTTCATGCTGGTTCGGCAGAATATGCCAGACATATTCACTTAAACACCACTGCAAAGAAGCAGTTCCTGAATCTTAACGGACTGCTGAACTTTGCTATGAAACAGACGGAATTCGGTCATGACGTTCTGACAAACGCATATCTGACCCAGCTCCTGGTCTTTATAAACGAACATTACTATCACAGTACAAGCGTAAAAGAACGCAATATCATGCCGGAGCTGATCAGCCGGGTCATGGTGTATATTTCCGAGCACCTTACCGAAGAGCTTACCCTTTCCCGCCTGTCTCAGATGTTTTATCTAAACGGAACCTATATCAGTTCCCAATTCAAGCACCACACGGGACTAACCCTCCGCACCTATATTCTTGACCAGAAGATAACTTTTGCCAGGAAATTGCTGCTGGAGGGCTACAGTGTTTCGGAAACCTGCTCACTGGCAGGTTTCTCTGATTATGCAAACTTTATACGTTCCTTTACCAATCTTACCGGTATATCTCCCGGTAAATATTACAAACAATACCGAAATCTGCACTGA
- a CDS encoding GH39 family glycosyl hydrolase, whose product MDKQIDVRIKKDDSVPFHNKACYCIGTGRMNLALRHEYHKQLEKVQKEIGFSYIRGHGLFCDDMAIYQTYEEDGVEKVEYNFTYVDMVFDDYLSLGLKPFVELGFMPEKLASGSQTIFYWKGNVTPPSDYGKWAELIKATINHWISRYGIEEVRTWLFEVWNEPNLPGFWKGADMQEYFRLYEVSSKAVKACDVQLRVGGPAICGVDDERWLSLFLAFCSEHKTPLDFVTRHAYATEMPVREGHYDYQKLRSQEVFLSELRTSRDIIDSFSEYAGMEMHITEFNTSYTPLNPIHDTNLNAAYVAGLLNEMGDVCASYSYWTFGDVFEEAGVAYTPFSGGFGLLANGMIPKPTFYTFLFFQKLQGQAVARGKQYVVTRDGEGNLRGICWNPVEEGDKEELILDLRIETDNGEYLLVTKLVDENTCNPLKDWINLGNPANPSKEQLELLRECSQPYTATKTVTVQEQTAEIQIILSDNAICYFELKKITRNPDRGFREELIKGAQL is encoded by the coding sequence ATGGATAAACAGATAGATGTACGAATAAAGAAAGACGACAGTGTACCCTTTCATAACAAAGCCTGCTACTGCATCGGCACAGGGCGCATGAATCTGGCTTTAAGACACGAATACCACAAGCAGCTTGAGAAGGTACAAAAAGAAATAGGCTTTTCCTATATCCGAGGTCATGGACTATTCTGTGATGATATGGCTATCTATCAGACCTATGAGGAGGATGGAGTGGAAAAGGTTGAATATAATTTCACTTATGTGGATATGGTATTTGACGATTATCTTTCCCTGGGATTGAAACCTTTTGTGGAATTGGGATTTATGCCGGAAAAACTGGCCTCTGGCAGCCAGACCATATTTTACTGGAAAGGCAATGTTACGCCACCCTCCGATTATGGTAAATGGGCAGAATTGATAAAGGCTACCATTAATCACTGGATTTCCCGTTATGGTATAGAAGAGGTAAGAACCTGGCTCTTTGAAGTCTGGAATGAACCGAACCTTCCGGGATTCTGGAAGGGTGCAGATATGCAGGAATATTTTCGCTTGTATGAAGTATCCAGTAAGGCCGTGAAAGCATGTGATGTCCAGTTAAGAGTCGGAGGTCCTGCTATCTGCGGTGTGGATGATGAACGCTGGCTGAGTCTGTTCCTTGCTTTTTGCTCAGAGCACAAGACCCCACTGGATTTTGTCACCAGGCATGCTTATGCAACGGAAATGCCTGTCAGAGAAGGGCATTATGATTACCAAAAATTAAGAAGCCAGGAAGTTTTTCTATCTGAACTCCGTACCAGCAGAGATATTATTGACAGTTTTTCTGAATATGCCGGTATGGAAATGCATATTACGGAATTCAATACGTCCTATACACCCTTAAACCCGATCCATGATACCAATCTGAATGCAGCATATGTTGCCGGGCTCTTAAATGAAATGGGTGATGTCTGTGCTTCCTATTCCTACTGGACCTTTGGTGATGTTTTTGAGGAAGCAGGGGTTGCCTATACACCTTTTTCCGGTGGTTTTGGCCTGTTGGCAAATGGTATGATACCAAAACCTACGTTTTATACGTTTTTATTTTTTCAAAAGCTTCAGGGGCAGGCAGTTGCAAGAGGAAAGCAGTATGTGGTAACCAGGGATGGGGAGGGAAATCTCAGAGGAATCTGCTGGAATCCCGTAGAAGAGGGCGATAAGGAGGAGCTTATCCTAGACCTCCGTATTGAGACAGATAACGGTGAATATCTGCTGGTGACAAAGCTGGTAGACGAAAATACCTGTAACCCTTTAAAAGACTGGATCAATCTTGGAAATCCAGCCAATCCCTCCAAAGAACAGCTGGAACTCCTTCGTGAATGCAGCCAGCCTTACACAGCAACAAAAACAGTTACTGTGCAGGAGCAGACCGCTGAAATACAGATTATCCTGTCAGACAATGCAATATGTTATTTTGAGTTGAAAAAGATTACCAGAAATCCTGACAGAGGCTTCCGGGAAGAGCTGATAAAAGGAGCTCAGCTATAG
- a CDS encoding carbohydrate ABC transporter permease, translated as MGASKVMYQKKKRFQIKNLIYTGIIGLILTIFVIVTIYPIINTLAISFNDAIDSLRGGIHLLPRKWTLENYKTVLHKESMVTGLYISVLRTVVGTVLQLSVTALIAFVISRKNFIFAKPISVLYVMTMYINGGLIPGFLLNKSLGFTNSFWVYIIPGMVSAFNLLVIRTYMNGLPDSLEESAMMDGAGYFTIFRKIIVPLCMPVFATVALFIAVGQWNAWFDVMLYNRMNENLTTLQYELMKLLSSVSQLSGDANTSRVAGTSTQVTTTSVRAAATILTCLPIVALYPFLQRYFVTGLTIGGVKE; from the coding sequence ATGGGAGCATCAAAAGTAATGTATCAGAAAAAAAAGAGATTTCAAATAAAGAACCTTATATATACAGGTATTATCGGTCTGATTCTGACCATATTCGTTATTGTGACCATATATCCAATCATTAATACCCTGGCAATTTCCTTTAACGATGCCATCGATTCTCTTCGTGGAGGAATCCATCTACTGCCCCGTAAATGGACGCTTGAAAATTATAAGACCGTATTACACAAAGAGAGTATGGTAACAGGTCTGTATATATCGGTGCTAAGAACAGTGGTTGGTACCGTATTGCAGCTTTCTGTAACCGCTTTGATTGCCTTTGTTATCAGCAGAAAGAATTTTATTTTTGCCAAACCCATCTCTGTGCTCTATGTAATGACCATGTATATAAACGGTGGTCTGATACCAGGATTTTTGCTGAATAAGAGCCTGGGCTTTACCAACAGTTTCTGGGTGTATATTATTCCAGGTATGGTTAGTGCCTTCAACCTGCTGGTTATCCGTACATATATGAACGGCCTGCCGGACAGTCTGGAGGAATCGGCTATGATGGATGGTGCCGGATACTTTACTATTTTTCGAAAAATCATTGTTCCCTTATGTATGCCGGTATTTGCAACCGTAGCATTGTTCATTGCCGTAGGACAGTGGAATGCCTGGTTTGATGTTATGCTTTATAATCGTATGAATGAGAACCTTACCACCCTTCAGTATGAGCTTATGAAGCTGTTGTCTTCCGTCAGCCAGCTAAGTGGAGATGCCAATACTTCCAGAGTAGCGGGAACCAGTACGCAGGTTACCACTACTTCCGTACGTGCGGCAGCGACCATTCTGACCTGTCTGCCCATTGTTGCCCTGTATCCTTTCCTGCAAAGATATTTCGTGACAGGGCTTACCATCGGAGGTGTAAAAGAATAA
- a CDS encoding ABC transporter permease, with protein sequence MALRKRSKEGPIEKARVKITWKEIVKQKELVLLSLPFVIYVLIFNYIPLIGWVMAFQNYKPVNGFFHSKFVGLDKFKFLFINNPDFIRVIRNTFAMGIINLVLQLVFAIGFALILNEVVHKGPKKFVQTVSYLPHFLSWIIVCGILQDALSVDNGIINEVLVKLHILNAPINFFTYKGFFWWIVGFTNVWKETGWNSIIYLAAITAINPDLYEAASIDGAGRLKKMWHITLPGIKPTIFILLLINIGNVLNAGFEIQYLLTNGLIQSVSQTIDIYVLRYGISQTDYSLGTAAGIFRSLVSILLIVLANSASKAAGEERLF encoded by the coding sequence ATGGCTTTAAGAAAACGCAGTAAAGAAGGACCGATCGAAAAGGCCAGGGTTAAAATAACCTGGAAGGAAATCGTGAAACAAAAGGAACTGGTGTTGTTATCCCTTCCTTTCGTCATATATGTATTGATATTTAATTATATACCTTTAATCGGCTGGGTTATGGCATTTCAAAATTATAAGCCGGTTAACGGATTCTTCCATTCGAAATTTGTCGGTCTGGATAAATTTAAGTTCCTCTTTATTAATAATCCTGATTTTATCAGAGTCATTCGGAATACCTTTGCAATGGGAATTATAAATCTGGTGCTGCAGCTGGTATTTGCCATAGGTTTCGCTTTGATTCTCAATGAGGTAGTACATAAAGGGCCTAAGAAATTTGTGCAGACCGTTTCATATCTGCCCCACTTCCTGTCCTGGATTATTGTATGCGGTATCCTGCAGGATGCGCTTTCCGTGGATAATGGTATTATCAATGAAGTATTGGTGAAATTACATATCCTGAATGCTCCCATTAACTTTTTCACTTATAAGGGATTTTTCTGGTGGATTGTAGGTTTTACCAATGTATGGAAAGAAACAGGCTGGAACAGTATTATCTATCTGGCAGCTATTACAGCCATTAATCCGGATCTGTATGAGGCAGCATCCATAGATGGTGCCGGAAGGTTAAAGAAGATGTGGCACATTACCCTTCCAGGCATTAAACCAACAATTTTTATCTTATTACTGATTAATATCGGTAACGTATTGAATGCAGGATTTGAAATTCAATATCTGCTCACCAACGGACTGATTCAGAGCGTATCCCAGACAATCGATATCTATGTACTACGGTATGGTATCAGCCAGACGGATTATTCCCTCGGTACGGCAGCTGGTATTTTCAGGAGTCTTGTCAGTATCCTTCTGATTGTTCTGGCCAATTCGGCGTCAAAAGCAGCCGGGGAAGAAAGACTTTTCTAG
- a CDS encoding extracellular solute-binding protein: protein MKKRFIAVLMCVMLVTALFAGCGKNDDKNSKNSTETGGAAKEIKEFTAFFDRQGTELNKNNVVQDLIAEKIGAKCKETWLTGQTAEEAVGMLIASGEYPDFINYTQQLYDAGALVALDDYLDKYPNIKNFWNEIQWNSLRQPDGHIYSIPQFGKINEKLMDTQNNGEAFWIQTRVLKWANYPKIETLDELFKLLGDYYAANPTMADGSSVIPFEILAYDWYYFCLENPPQFLDGHPNNGSVIVDPSTFEVIDYNTTPTAKRYFQKLNEEYKKGIIDQEFMTMNHDQFLEKVSSGRVLCMVEQHWDFNTAEEAIKTQKLNDCTYVPLGITIDPGMQEQYYAANEAMALTGGLSITTSCKDVEGALQFVNDLLDPEIVTLRSWGIEGTDYLVGDDGLYYRTQEMRDNAVNADYKASNLSAYGYFPNFSGMNPDGKNAMTPDTQPSEFFEGLSAEVQECLTAYGAKTYVEMLDYNKIDGMEQPWYPMWSFSNNLTTETPGGLAWTKMGDTKQEYLPQVVIAGDFDESWNKYMDAYNACKPEDFLKEMQEEVYNRIEKVQGKDVRPAK from the coding sequence ATGAAAAAGCGTTTTATAGCAGTTTTGATGTGTGTCATGCTGGTAACCGCATTATTTGCAGGATGTGGAAAAAACGATGACAAAAACAGTAAAAATTCTACTGAAACCGGTGGGGCAGCAAAAGAAATCAAGGAGTTCACGGCCTTTTTCGACAGACAGGGAACAGAACTCAATAAGAACAATGTTGTACAGGATTTAATTGCAGAAAAAATTGGGGCGAAATGCAAAGAAACCTGGTTAACTGGGCAGACCGCAGAAGAAGCAGTGGGTATGCTCATTGCCAGCGGTGAGTATCCGGATTTTATCAACTATACACAGCAGCTTTATGATGCAGGAGCATTGGTAGCGCTGGATGATTATCTGGATAAATATCCAAATATCAAGAATTTCTGGAATGAAATCCAGTGGAACTCCTTAAGACAGCCTGACGGCCATATCTATTCCATTCCTCAGTTTGGCAAGATCAATGAAAAACTCATGGATACCCAGAATAACGGAGAAGCATTCTGGATACAGACAAGAGTATTAAAATGGGCTAATTACCCTAAGATCGAAACCCTGGATGAACTGTTCAAGCTCCTGGGAGATTATTATGCAGCAAATCCTACCATGGCTGATGGTTCCTCTGTTATTCCTTTTGAGATCCTGGCTTATGACTGGTATTATTTCTGCCTTGAGAATCCGCCTCAGTTCCTGGACGGACATCCTAACAACGGATCTGTTATTGTGGATCCTTCCACCTTTGAAGTTATCGATTACAATACAACACCTACCGCAAAGAGATATTTCCAGAAGCTGAACGAGGAATATAAAAAAGGTATCATTGATCAGGAATTTATGACAATGAACCACGACCAGTTCTTAGAGAAGGTTTCCTCCGGACGTGTACTTTGTATGGTAGAACAGCATTGGGATTTTAATACCGCGGAAGAAGCGATTAAGACACAAAAACTCAATGATTGTACATATGTTCCCTTAGGAATTACCATTGATCCCGGTATGCAGGAGCAGTACTATGCTGCCAATGAAGCAATGGCTCTTACCGGAGGCTTAAGTATTACAACAAGCTGCAAGGATGTGGAAGGTGCTCTTCAGTTCGTCAATGATTTGCTGGATCCTGAAATCGTGACTCTGCGCAGCTGGGGTATTGAAGGAACGGATTACCTGGTAGGAGATGACGGACTCTACTACAGGACCCAGGAAATGAGAGATAATGCTGTTAATGCAGACTACAAGGCTTCTAATCTTTCCGCTTACGGATATTTCCCTAATTTCTCAGGTATGAACCCTGACGGAAAGAATGCAATGACACCTGATACTCAGCCCTCTGAATTCTTTGAAGGTTTATCGGCAGAGGTACAGGAATGCCTTACCGCATATGGAGCAAAGACTTATGTGGAAATGCTGGATTACAATAAAATAGATGGTATGGAACAGCCCTGGTATCCTATGTGGTCTTTCTCCAACAATTTAACGACCGAGACACCAGGAGGTCTTGCCTGGACCAAAATGGGCGATACAAAACAGGAATATCTGCCCCAGGTAGTTATCGCAGGTGATTTCGATGAATCCTGGAATAAATACATGGATGCTTACAATGCCTGCAAACCGGAAGATTTCTTAAAAGAAATGCAGGAAGAAGTATATAACCGTATTGAAAAGGTTCAGGGTAAAGATGTAAGACCCGCCAAATAA
- a CDS encoding endo-1,4-beta-xylanase produces the protein MESLKEKYRDYFEVGTAVSARTVVSHGDLIKKHFSSITCENEMKYASVTAGKDFYDFKSADMIAEFAAANNLTMRGHTFVWHNQTPHWVFEDTDKAGLLKRIRNHMAMLGGRYKEQISCWDVVNEAIEDKQDMILRQSKWLEILGEGYMDEVFMAAREILPDCKLFYNDYNETNPDKRSKIFRIVKGMKERGVPVDGIGMQCHWNIYGPSLEEVRETIEMYASLGVRLHITELDISLFEFNDRSRLDKPSGDILEKLAVVFDNYFKLFREYREVIDSVTLWGAADDSTWLDNFPERGRKNWPLLFDEDHNPKEAFYRIMNF, from the coding sequence ATGGAGAGCTTAAAAGAAAAGTACAGAGATTATTTTGAAGTAGGGACAGCTGTCAGTGCAAGAACAGTGGTCAGCCACGGAGACCTGATCAAGAAACATTTCAGCAGCATTACCTGTGAAAATGAAATGAAATATGCCAGTGTAACAGCTGGGAAGGATTTCTATGATTTTAAGTCTGCGGACATGATAGCAGAATTTGCTGCTGCAAATAATCTGACAATGCGGGGGCATACCTTTGTCTGGCACAATCAGACGCCCCACTGGGTGTTTGAGGACACGGACAAGGCCGGGTTGTTGAAGAGAATTCGAAATCACATGGCGATGCTTGGCGGAAGGTATAAGGAACAGATCAGCTGCTGGGATGTGGTTAATGAGGCTATTGAAGACAAACAGGATATGATTCTGCGCCAGAGCAAATGGCTTGAGATTCTTGGTGAAGGGTATATGGATGAGGTCTTTATGGCAGCAAGGGAAATACTTCCGGATTGTAAATTATTTTACAATGATTATAATGAAACGAATCCGGATAAGCGAAGTAAGATCTTTCGAATTGTGAAAGGCATGAAGGAAAGGGGAGTACCCGTCGACGGCATTGGAATGCAGTGCCATTGGAATATTTACGGACCTTCCCTGGAGGAAGTAAGAGAAACCATAGAAATGTATGCTTCTCTTGGTGTCCGGCTGCACATAACCGAGCTGGATATATCCCTGTTTGAGTTTAACGACAGAAGCAGGCTTGATAAACCTTCCGGGGACATCCTGGAGAAACTGGCGGTTGTTTTTGACAATTACTTTAAATTATTCAGGGAATACAGGGAGGTCATAGACAGTGTAACCTTATGGGGGGCTGCAGATGACAGCACCTGGCTGGATAATTTTCCAGAAAGAGGCAGAAAGAACTGGCCGCTGCTCTTTGATGAAGATCATAATCCCAAAGAAGCTTTTTATCGGATTATGAATTTCTAA
- a CDS encoding helix-turn-helix domain-containing protein, giving the protein MKIFYESNSERFLFQVLDDFTFPAHLHGGLELFLVQKGEMEITVGNTSQVLKEGELSIVFPNRIHGYETVRAAGSSKGTLILCPAAMGGDFMSVLMANHPAIPFLTGGIHPDIVYGIVSLLKTRPDIADDIPVISAYIQLILARALPALKLVKNRDSNSPDITAQLVTYLSENYTEQVTLDSLAKRFGISRYSISRIFSEKLHTTFSGYLNTLRIDYAKLLLQGSGHDILTISLMCGYENSRTFNREFKLLCDCQPREYRKKRLHLHHNDHNSTIG; this is encoded by the coding sequence ATGAAAATATTTTATGAAAGCAATTCGGAAAGATTTTTATTCCAGGTATTGGATGACTTTACTTTTCCGGCACATTTGCATGGAGGACTGGAATTGTTTCTGGTACAAAAGGGGGAAATGGAGATAACGGTAGGGAACACCAGCCAGGTGCTTAAGGAAGGGGAACTGAGTATCGTTTTTCCTAACCGGATACATGGTTATGAAACCGTAAGAGCGGCAGGCTCCTCCAAAGGAACGCTGATTCTATGCCCTGCGGCTATGGGTGGGGATTTTATGTCTGTTTTAATGGCAAATCATCCGGCTATCCCTTTTCTGACCGGTGGCATACATCCCGATATCGTCTATGGGATTGTTTCCCTTTTGAAAACCCGCCCGGATATAGCAGATGATATACCGGTAATCAGTGCATATATACAGCTGATTCTGGCAAGGGCACTGCCGGCTTTGAAACTTGTTAAGAACCGGGATAGCAATTCACCCGACATAACGGCACAGCTTGTTACCTATTTATCGGAAAATTATACGGAGCAGGTCACTCTGGATTCACTGGCAAAAAGATTTGGCATCAGCAGATACAGTATATCCCGAATTTTTAGCGAGAAGCTTCACACCACCTTCTCCGGATATCTGAATACCCTTCGGATTGATTATGCCAAGCTGCTGTTACAGGGCAGCGGTCATGATATTTTAACCATCAGCCTGATGTGCGGCTATGAGAATTCAAGAACCTTTAACCGGGAATTCAAATTGCTTTGTGACTGTCAGCCCAGAGAGTATCGAAAAAAACGCTTACATCTACACCATAACGATCACAATTCTACAATAGGATAA
- a CDS encoding Gfo/Idh/MocA family protein, with product MKYKMAIIGYGGMGSWHAENVSSRIPDLMVKGVLDIQQSACEKAAGQNLYVYSDLKELLADGEIDLVTIATPNNFHKEYALALLQAGKNVICEKPVTMNVRELEEIMEAAASSGKIFSIHQNRRWDKDFVIVKTILEQQTIGNPYFIESRVQGSRRAMYGWRGHKVNGGGMVLDWGVHLLDQFLILIDSPVVSVQAHLFNLYSDEVEDNIKILLRFQNGVSALCEMSTNCLINNPRWHISCIDGTAVIEDWSCKGKLVKLKADSEMTWSEDIVYTEAGPTRTMAPRPEYTTEVLALPEVTSDWSDYYQNIVAVMEGREALIVKPEQALRVMKVIEKVFESEASGKGISCLI from the coding sequence ATGAAATATAAAATGGCCATAATCGGTTATGGCGGTATGGGTAGCTGGCATGCAGAAAATGTCTCATCCAGAATACCTGATCTAATGGTGAAGGGGGTACTTGACATTCAGCAGAGCGCCTGTGAAAAAGCAGCCGGACAGAACCTGTATGTCTATTCCGATCTCAAGGAGCTCCTTGCAGACGGTGAAATAGATCTGGTCACCATTGCGACCCCAAATAATTTTCACAAGGAATATGCTCTTGCACTTTTGCAGGCAGGAAAGAATGTTATTTGCGAAAAACCGGTTACCATGAATGTCCGGGAATTGGAAGAAATCATGGAAGCAGCAGCGTCCAGCGGTAAAATATTCTCCATCCATCAGAACCGCCGTTGGGACAAGGATTTTGTGATAGTTAAGACCATTCTGGAACAGCAAACCATAGGAAACCCCTATTTCATAGAAAGCCGTGTCCAGGGATCCAGAAGGGCTATGTATGGCTGGAGGGGTCATAAGGTAAACGGAGGGGGTATGGTCCTTGACTGGGGTGTCCATCTTTTAGACCAGTTCCTAATCCTCATAGATTCACCGGTAGTATCCGTACAGGCTCACCTGTTCAATCTATATTCAGACGAAGTAGAGGACAATATCAAGATTCTGCTGCGTTTTCAGAACGGCGTTTCCGCCCTCTGTGAAATGTCCACCAATTGTCTTATCAACAACCCCCGCTGGCACATTTCCTGCATTGACGGTACCGCTGTAATTGAAGACTGGAGCTGTAAGGGTAAGCTGGTCAAGCTGAAGGCGGATTCTGAAATGACCTGGAGCGAGGACATTGTTTACACCGAAGCCGGTCCTACAAGAACAATGGCCCCAAGGCCCGAGTATACCACGGAAGTACTTGCTTTACCAGAGGTAACGTCGGATTGGAGTGATTACTACCAGAACATTGTTGCCGTTATGGAAGGACGGGAAGCTTTGATTGTCAAACCGGAACAGGCTCTGAGAGTCATGAAGGTAATCGAAAAGGTCTTTGAATCAGAAGCCTCCGGTAAAGGCATCAGCTGTCTTATATAG
- a CDS encoding ThuA domain-containing protein, translated as MKKALIFQGGWDGHEPVLVSGRFAELLKKNNYEVRIEDNLDCLSDAEELKKLDLIVSCWTMGEIDHKYVVNLSEAVGSGVGLAGCHGGMCDSFRQNTEWQFITGGQWISHPGGDGIDYTVNICHGSSPITEGLTDFPVCSEHYYLHIDPAVEILATTRFPLVNYYHISNKPVDMPVAWTKYWGNGRVFYTSLGHHDDVFDKSPQAQVLMERGMLWAGEGKQYALDHGLTTERFINNAKMY; from the coding sequence ATGAAAAAAGCATTGATTTTCCAGGGTGGCTGGGATGGACATGAGCCGGTTCTGGTCTCCGGTCGTTTTGCAGAACTATTAAAAAAGAACAATTACGAGGTAAGAATAGAAGATAATCTGGATTGTCTGTCCGATGCAGAAGAATTAAAGAAACTCGATTTGATTGTCTCCTGCTGGACCATGGGTGAAATAGACCATAAATACGTCGTAAATCTCTCGGAAGCAGTAGGTTCTGGCGTAGGCCTTGCAGGCTGCCATGGCGGTATGTGTGATTCCTTCCGCCAGAATACAGAGTGGCAGTTTATTACCGGTGGACAGTGGATAAGCCATCCGGGAGGCGACGGAATCGATTATACCGTTAATATCTGTCATGGTTCCAGCCCTATTACAGAGGGACTTACGGATTTTCCTGTTTGCAGTGAGCACTATTATCTCCATATAGATCCTGCTGTTGAGATTCTGGCTACCACCAGATTCCCTCTTGTCAATTATTACCACATTTCCAACAAACCGGTGGATATGCCCGTAGCTTGGACAAAATACTGGGGTAATGGCAGAGTATTCTATACCTCCCTGGGTCATCACGATGATGTATTCGATAAGTCCCCACAGGCCCAGGTCTTAATGGAACGTGGAATGCTATGGGCAGGAGAGGGAAAGCAATATGCACTTGACCACGGTCTTACCACTGAGCGATTTATAAACAATGCCAAAATGTATTAA
- a CDS encoding Gfo/Idh/MocA family protein: protein MLKIGMVGVGDISGIYLKNLTQLYKEVELVALCDLVKEKAEKAKEEYHIPKIYDTMYELFADKEIDIVLNLTRPYEHYQVSLEALKAGKHVYSEKPLAATYAEGLELVRTAQEKQLYLGGAPDTFLGAGIQTCRKLIDTGFIGKPIGAAAFMICRGHESWHPDPEFYYKHGGGPMFDMGPYYLTALTNLLGGIRSVTGLARTSFTERTITSKAKAGEKIQVEVPTYTTGILEFENGAIGTLFTTFDVHYKGQARLEIYGSEGTLLVPDPNTFGGPISLLRQEEGDYKEIPLLFDYAQNSRGLGLADMAKAIETGRAPRASYHQTLHVLEAMEAFETSSKRRSAVDLESVFSRENPMEAHPVTGILL, encoded by the coding sequence ATGCTAAAAATCGGAATGGTCGGTGTCGGTGACATAAGCGGCATCTATTTAAAGAATTTAACCCAGCTGTACAAAGAAGTGGAACTGGTTGCCCTTTGCGATCTGGTAAAGGAAAAGGCTGAGAAAGCCAAAGAAGAGTACCACATACCCAAGATCTATGATACCATGTATGAATTATTTGCAGATAAAGAAATCGACATTGTACTGAATCTTACAAGGCCCTATGAGCATTACCAGGTAAGCCTTGAGGCGTTAAAAGCTGGCAAGCATGTTTATTCCGAGAAACCTCTGGCTGCCACCTATGCCGAAGGACTGGAGCTTGTAAGAACAGCACAGGAAAAACAGCTATACCTGGGAGGCGCTCCCGATACCTTCCTGGGAGCAGGAATACAGACCTGCAGAAAGCTCATTGATACCGGTTTTATTGGAAAACCCATCGGAGCAGCAGCGTTTATGATCTGCCGCGGACATGAAAGCTGGCATCCAGATCCTGAATTCTATTACAAGCACGGCGGCGGCCCCATGTTCGATATGGGTCCCTATTATCTCACTGCCTTGACAAACCTCCTGGGAGGTATCCGTTCTGTAACCGGACTTGCAAGAACTTCCTTTACAGAGCGTACAATCACCAGCAAAGCAAAAGCCGGAGAAAAAATCCAGGTGGAGGTTCCCACCTATACCACCGGTATACTGGAATTTGAAAACGGAGCCATCGGAACCCTCTTCACCACCTTTGACGTACATTATAAAGGCCAGGCCAGACTGGAAATCTACGGCTCGGAAGGAACCCTGCTGGTTCCCGATCCGAATACCTTTGGCGGTCCAATCTCCCTCTTAAGACAGGAGGAAGGGGACTATAAAGAAATCCCCCTACTCTTTGACTACGCGCAGAATAGCCGTGGACTTGGGCTTGCCGATATGGCAAAAGCCATTGAAACAGGTCGTGCTCCCAGAGCCAGCTATCACCAGACCCTTCATGTACTGGAGGCCATGGAAGCCTTTGAGACCAGCAGTAAACGCCGTTCAGCCGTTGATCTGGAGTCTGTCTTCAGTCGTGAGAACCCCATGGAAGCCCATCCTGTAACGGGTATTCTACTATAA